The following proteins are co-located in the Candidatus Nitrotoga sp. AM1P genome:
- a CDS encoding TonB-dependent receptor, which yields MHESLKCKPLLAALAVLFAATPTFADDKVTLDAATTDNKDAPVLSEVFVTAPKVSALSQPSLQPWTVSKVSREGIAILGGQVQSNPYRLTDLMASVNTESSDGYGLNLRGGRNINVRGKGDFHLARTVEGVPFTGLVGNNELFDLENVAGFELYRSAMPAYAGLGVSNTTGAMNMSLLRPDEKAGAYVRQGFGSYNFNRTFARFDSGRLGDSGTSFFASVSHMTADKWKGAGEPPGNRVNFTAGVAQTFSNGARIELFAVNNHIDGNDYRPMNYTQAQVKSNWRNFDFNKTLTPGNLQLWYDYNRSDFDDTAVLAKISMPVGDNGLVSVRPYWGDNKGYFLFNPNPTTALVRRWDVEHQQKGFIAQYDLKISPMLDVSAGYWWMNMESPPPPVYQKDYTPQANGGLVFSKWAVLSKQSAHMFNNPFLQVTHRSSATTISGGIRLAQQKQPTFSYYNTAGLPDVSYDQIWTYNPSLDPWQQVAAKTTREWLPNLSLRHELRSDLALTSAYSRRIGRADWGPAASNYNSNRAAYVAQRISLQQVFNNLKPEISDNIDIGLRYQGERLSLAPNFYYSLSHDKEVSIYDQLVKVSNFQSVARAIAIGVELEGSYRHTSSLTSIFALSYNRFSFDGDIQSKAGAVTPTDGKQVPNAPQILAKLGLDWRYGNWNAAPIMRYVGKRYGDTLNTQKVDDYFLADLHLVYHWRNISLVQNLDVSMSVLNLFDKNYIGQISATDLDLNANPTYYAGAPRTVAMTVSAKF from the coding sequence ATGCATGAATCACTTAAATGTAAACCATTACTGGCCGCACTCGCTGTTTTGTTTGCAGCCACACCAACCTTTGCCGACGATAAAGTAACACTGGATGCCGCCACCACTGACAACAAAGATGCGCCTGTTTTAAGCGAGGTTTTTGTAACTGCCCCTAAAGTCTCAGCGCTGTCACAGCCCAGCTTGCAACCTTGGACGGTCAGTAAAGTTTCACGCGAAGGTATCGCTATTCTGGGTGGACAAGTGCAGTCCAACCCATATCGCTTAACAGACCTGATGGCTTCGGTCAATACGGAATCGTCTGATGGTTACGGACTTAATCTCAGAGGCGGGCGTAATATCAATGTGCGTGGCAAGGGCGATTTCCACTTGGCACGTACTGTTGAAGGTGTGCCATTTACCGGTCTTGTTGGAAATAATGAACTTTTCGATCTGGAAAATGTAGCTGGCTTTGAATTATACCGCAGTGCCATGCCCGCTTATGCGGGCCTCGGAGTATCCAACACGACTGGTGCGATGAACATGAGTCTTCTCCGGCCCGACGAAAAAGCAGGTGCCTATGTTCGCCAAGGCTTCGGATCCTACAATTTCAACAGAACTTTCGCGCGCTTCGATAGTGGACGATTGGGCGATTCTGGCACATCGTTTTTCGCTTCCGTGTCTCACATGACAGCCGATAAGTGGAAGGGAGCGGGTGAGCCTCCCGGAAACCGCGTCAATTTTACCGCTGGCGTTGCCCAGACCTTTAGCAATGGTGCCCGAATTGAATTGTTCGCTGTAAACAACCACATTGATGGCAACGACTACCGGCCGATGAATTATACCCAAGCTCAAGTCAAGTCGAATTGGCGTAACTTCGACTTCAACAAGACGCTCACGCCGGGTAACCTCCAGCTTTGGTACGATTACAACCGGAGTGATTTTGACGATACCGCCGTTCTCGCCAAAATTTCGATGCCGGTCGGCGATAATGGTCTTGTCAGCGTTCGCCCATATTGGGGTGACAACAAAGGGTATTTCCTGTTTAACCCGAATCCCACTACTGCGCTCGTTCGCCGTTGGGATGTTGAGCATCAGCAGAAGGGTTTCATCGCGCAGTATGATCTGAAAATTTCGCCGATGCTGGATGTTTCCGCAGGCTATTGGTGGATGAATATGGAATCGCCGCCGCCGCCTGTTTACCAGAAAGATTACACCCCGCAAGCAAATGGCGGGCTAGTATTTTCAAAATGGGCAGTACTCTCGAAGCAAAGTGCCCACATGTTTAATAATCCATTCTTGCAGGTTACCCATCGCTCCAGCGCAACGACCATTTCAGGCGGTATCCGCTTGGCCCAACAAAAGCAGCCCACGTTCTCTTATTACAACACCGCTGGCCTACCCGATGTATCCTACGACCAGATTTGGACCTACAATCCGTCTCTCGATCCTTGGCAACAAGTAGCCGCCAAGACCACTCGCGAGTGGTTACCCAATCTATCACTACGCCATGAACTGCGATCAGACCTCGCACTGACATCCGCTTACAGCCGACGTATTGGGCGTGCCGATTGGGGGCCGGCAGCTTCCAACTATAATTCCAACCGCGCCGCCTACGTTGCTCAAAGAATTAGCTTGCAACAGGTATTTAACAACCTGAAGCCAGAAATTTCAGACAATATCGACATCGGTCTTCGCTATCAAGGTGAACGCTTGTCGCTGGCGCCCAACTTCTATTATTCCCTATCACATGATAAGGAAGTGAGCATTTACGACCAATTGGTTAAAGTCAGCAACTTCCAGAGCGTGGCGCGTGCCATCGCCATCGGCGTCGAACTGGAGGGCAGTTACCGCCATACGAGTAGTCTAACCAGCATATTTGCCCTTTCGTATAACAGGTTTTCTTTCGACGGAGATATCCAGTCTAAGGCTGGCGCAGTTACACCTACCGATGGCAAACAGGTACCCAATGCGCCACAAATACTCGCCAAGCTCGGCCTTGACTGGCGTTATGGGAACTGGAATGCCGCGCCAATTATGCGCTATGTCGGTAAGCGCTATGGCGATACACTTAATACACAGAAGGTCGACGACTATTTTCTCGCCGACCTGCATCTGGTTTACCATTGGCGTAATATTTCCCTCGTGCAGAATCTTGACGTAAGCATGTCGGTGCTCAATCTGTTCGATAAAAATTATATCGGTCAAATATCCGCTACCGATCTCGACCTCAACGCCAATCCCACCTATTACGCTGGTGCACCAAGAACGGTGGCGATGACGGTAAGCGCAAAATTCTAG
- a CDS encoding molybdopterin-dependent oxidoreductase: MMHFIRSSFCLAAVLLAGSTFAAGIVTDPSKFETTSISVFGVVEHKLTLNVDDLKQFPAHQISETQVAGQFGGKPVKMKGVLLRDLLEKAVVVSHHHNDVKKMAIIAIASDDYKVVFSLNEIFNSPVGEGVMVFFEKDGQPLAKEEGRIALISTKDIRTGPRHVKWLKEIEVRRIVE, from the coding sequence ATGATGCACTTCATTCGTAGCAGTTTCTGCCTCGCCGCTGTCCTTTTGGCCGGAAGCACCTTTGCTGCCGGTATCGTAACCGACCCATCCAAGTTCGAAACAACGAGCATTTCTGTTTTTGGCGTCGTCGAACACAAGCTCACCCTGAACGTAGACGATTTGAAGCAGTTTCCCGCTCATCAAATCAGCGAAACTCAGGTTGCCGGTCAGTTTGGAGGCAAGCCTGTAAAAATGAAAGGCGTTCTGCTCCGTGACCTTCTAGAAAAGGCAGTAGTCGTTTCACACCATCACAATGATGTCAAAAAAATGGCCATCATCGCTATCGCCAGTGATGACTATAAGGTCGTATTTTCATTGAATGAAATATTCAATTCTCCGGTCGGAGAAGGAGTCATGGTGTTCTTCGAAAAAGACGGGCAACCCTTAGCGAAAGAAGAAGGGCGTATCGCACTGATTTCTACCAAAGATATCCGCACCGGTCCGCGCCATGTCAAGTGGCTAAAAGAGATCGAGGTACGCAGGATTGTCGAATAA
- a CDS encoding TonB-dependent receptor plug domain-containing protein, with protein sequence MALGGTSPGWAEQASIKAAPFELGTITVSATPLHVGEIGEDQVASVVTQKAMRQFNRDNVGDALNLLSGVTLSNNSRNEKMISVRGFDSRQVPLFIDGIPVYVPYDGYVDFNRFTTADLAAIQLAKGFSSVAYGPNAIGGAINLISRKPKAIFEGDASVGFGSGNERLGQVNVGTNQGKWYLQAGVSYLESDYFPLSSDFRPTATENGGKRNNSYRKDDKLSLKVGLTPNASDEYTISYYKQNGEKGQPESTDPAAARYWKWPYWNKESLYFISKTTLGSSEALKFRLYHDKFDNEVDSYTDGTYTKLKTSGSGSVATGRSIYNDRTSGGSIELESVRFRAHTVRLVTHYKTDEHTELDAFASTTTIFKDTLVSYAAEDNIRINPALNLSLGLAHHQLRPDTVFNLGNPYSLPSAKSANNAQAGLFYDWSEKVRFYTTVAQKTRLPTLKDRYSQRLGSFIENPGLQPEQSINYEIGYQGQPWQGAKAEAAIYYSDISDKIQSQFVGPVASSCISTAKCQMQNIGRVHASGIELGLRSSVLSWMELGGNYTYTDLKNISDPTNKVIDVPRQKLTANAIAHLNGYIDLVGFVEHNSSRWVSNTVELAGFTTMNLKGVYRPTKSLFAEVGVNNLSDKNYSLANGFPNPGRMWFAKASYQF encoded by the coding sequence ATGGCTCTTGGAGGCACATCGCCGGGATGGGCGGAGCAAGCAAGCATCAAAGCAGCGCCATTTGAACTGGGCACCATCACTGTTTCTGCAACCCCCTTGCATGTCGGCGAAATCGGTGAAGATCAGGTTGCATCGGTTGTCACGCAGAAAGCAATGCGGCAATTCAACCGCGACAACGTTGGTGACGCGCTGAATCTGCTTTCCGGTGTCACATTGTCGAACAACTCCCGCAATGAAAAAATGATCTCGGTCCGAGGTTTCGATTCGCGCCAAGTTCCACTTTTCATTGACGGCATTCCGGTTTACGTCCCGTATGACGGCTATGTGGACTTTAATCGCTTTACTACCGCTGATCTTGCCGCCATCCAGCTTGCTAAAGGATTCAGTTCGGTCGCGTATGGCCCCAATGCCATCGGGGGTGCTATTAATTTGATCTCCCGTAAGCCAAAAGCCATATTTGAGGGCGATGCCTCGGTTGGTTTCGGGTCTGGCAATGAGCGGTTGGGGCAGGTCAATGTGGGTACCAACCAAGGAAAATGGTATCTGCAGGCTGGCGTATCGTACTTGGAGAGCGATTACTTTCCGCTGTCGTCCGATTTTAGGCCAACAGCCACCGAAAACGGCGGTAAAAGAAATAACTCTTACCGCAAGGATGACAAACTTTCCCTCAAGGTCGGCCTGACGCCAAACGCCAGTGACGAATATACGATCAGTTACTACAAACAGAATGGTGAAAAGGGACAGCCGGAGTCTACCGACCCCGCTGCCGCTCGCTACTGGAAGTGGCCCTACTGGAATAAGGAAAGTCTCTACTTCATTTCAAAAACCACACTGGGAAGCTCCGAAGCTTTGAAATTTCGCCTTTATCACGATAAATTTGATAATGAGGTCGACAGCTATACCGACGGCACCTACACCAAATTGAAGACTTCTGGCTCGGGAAGTGTCGCAACCGGGCGCAGTATATACAACGACCGTACCAGTGGCGGCTCGATTGAGCTGGAGTCAGTCCGCTTTCGTGCACATACCGTGCGCTTAGTCACACACTACAAGACCGATGAACATACGGAATTGGATGCCTTTGCAAGTACTACCACCATTTTCAAGGACACACTGGTGTCCTATGCGGCAGAAGACAATATCCGGATTAATCCCGCGCTGAATCTTTCCCTTGGCCTTGCTCACCATCAACTTCGGCCTGATACGGTCTTCAACCTGGGCAATCCGTATTCATTACCCAGTGCCAAATCAGCCAATAATGCGCAGGCCGGGTTGTTCTACGACTGGTCGGAAAAGGTTCGGTTCTACACTACGGTAGCGCAAAAAACGCGTTTGCCTACCCTCAAGGATCGTTATTCCCAACGCTTAGGCTCCTTTATTGAAAATCCGGGTTTGCAACCCGAACAATCCATTAATTATGAGATTGGTTACCAAGGCCAACCATGGCAAGGTGCCAAAGCTGAGGCGGCCATTTATTACAGCGATATCAGCGACAAGATTCAATCGCAATTCGTCGGACCGGTCGCTTCCAGTTGCATATCTACTGCCAAATGTCAGATGCAGAATATTGGCAGGGTACACGCATCGGGAATTGAGCTTGGATTGCGCAGCTCAGTTCTTTCCTGGATGGAATTAGGTGGCAACTACACTTATACCGATCTTAAAAATATCAGTGATCCGACGAATAAAGTCATTGATGTGCCGCGGCAGAAGCTGACTGCCAATGCAATTGCCCATCTGAATGGCTATATCGACCTCGTTGGCTTCGTCGAACACAACAGCAGTAGATGGGTATCAAACACGGTGGAACTCGCGGGATTCACCACCATGAATCTGAAAGGGGTCTACCGTCCCACCAAAAGCCTCTTTGCCGAAGTGGGCGTCAACAACCTGTCAGACAAGAATTACTCGCTCGCAAACGGGTTTCCAAATCCTGGGCGTATGTGGTTTGCCAAAGCCAGCTATCAATTTTAA
- a CDS encoding ATP-binding protein, giving the protein MRSANLSVISTDLRQRLKRLWAACLLPLYKHTILVLSLIFCSGTLLALWYLSHATTTLMQSAALQGITMHAESLMELRNLYTSEVVDRLGDHNIEVTHDYLDKPGAIPLPATFSMELGRRISLLGSGMVVRLYSNYPFPWRKDGGARDDFEQQALAALQANPQQPYYRFEDFQGRASLRYATADVMHAECISCHNARPDSPKHDWKVGDVRGVLEIVRPLDRVVAQSRADLRDVFILFGTLLALGLGGLALVITRLRRVSVDLEDQVVHRTTQLAAANQELEAFSYSVSHDLRAPLRSIDGFSRALLDDYSAHLDETGKDYLQRVRAATQRMGQLIDDMLKLSRVTRSEMNFETVNLSILAQTVADELQQAQPERHVEFVCTPGMTVRGDAHLLKVALENLLGNAWKFTSKREQAHIEIGVTHQVEASVYFVRDNGAGFDMAYVSKLFSAFQRLHAMTEFPGTGIGLATVQRIIHRHGGRVWAEGEPGKGSTFYFTLP; this is encoded by the coding sequence ATGCGATCAGCAAACTTATCAGTAATTTCAACCGACTTGCGTCAACGATTGAAAAGACTTTGGGCAGCGTGCCTGCTCCCGCTCTATAAACACACTATTCTGGTACTGAGTCTTATCTTTTGTAGCGGGACACTGCTCGCTTTGTGGTATCTATCTCACGCTACTACTACCCTGATGCAATCCGCCGCACTGCAGGGCATTACCATGCATGCAGAGTCTCTAATGGAATTGCGCAATTTGTATACATCTGAAGTTGTGGATCGCTTGGGTGACCACAACATTGAAGTGACCCACGATTACTTGGATAAACCAGGAGCGATCCCCTTACCTGCCACCTTCAGTATGGAACTTGGCAGAAGGATTAGCTTGCTCGGTTCTGGCATGGTGGTGCGTTTATATAGCAATTATCCCTTTCCCTGGCGCAAGGATGGCGGTGCGCGTGATGATTTTGAGCAGCAGGCTTTGGCTGCGTTGCAGGCGAATCCTCAACAGCCCTACTACCGTTTTGAAGATTTTCAGGGACGCGCATCGCTACGTTACGCGACGGCGGATGTCATGCACGCGGAATGTATAAGCTGCCACAATGCACGCCCAGACAGCCCTAAGCATGACTGGAAAGTAGGGGATGTGCGCGGTGTGCTAGAGATTGTTCGACCATTAGACCGTGTAGTGGCGCAAAGTCGAGCCGATCTGCGCGACGTCTTTATTCTCTTTGGCACACTGCTGGCGCTGGGGTTGGGGGGGCTTGCACTGGTAATCACGCGCTTGCGACGCGTGTCAGTTGATCTGGAAGATCAAGTGGTGCACCGCACCACCCAGCTGGCTGCGGCCAACCAAGAGTTGGAGGCATTCAGCTATTCGGTGTCGCATGATTTGCGCGCACCGCTACGCAGCATAGATGGCTTCAGCCGAGCCTTACTCGACGACTATAGTGCGCACCTGGACGAAACGGGTAAAGATTATTTGCAACGGGTACGCGCTGCTACCCAGCGCATGGGGCAGTTGATTGACGATATGCTTAAGCTATCGCGCGTCACACGTAGTGAAATGAATTTTGAGACGGTGAACTTAAGTATTTTGGCACAGACGGTGGCCGACGAATTGCAACAGGCACAGCCCGAACGTCACGTGGAATTCGTCTGTACGCCAGGAATGACCGTCCGAGGCGACGCTCACTTACTGAAAGTAGCGTTAGAGAATCTATTGGGCAATGCGTGGAAATTTACTTCTAAACGCGAACAAGCACATATCGAAATCGGTGTCACTCACCAAGTCGAAGCATCTGTGTACTTCGTTCGTGATAATGGAGCAGGATTTGACATGGCATACGTCAGCAAACTTTTTTCTGCGTTTCAGCGGCTGCACGCCATGACCGAATTTCCCGGTACCGGGATCGGATTAGCTACGGTGCAGCGCATCATTCATCGCCACGGTGGTCGAGTATGGGCGGAAGGAGAACCCGGTAAAGGTTCAACATTTTATTTCACTTTGCCATAA
- a CDS encoding response regulator produces the protein MGNKFILLVEDNPDDEALTLRALKQNHIDSGVVVTRDGAEALDYLFGKGKYAGRDLNTMPALILLDLKLPKVDGLEVLKQLRADPLTALLPVAILTSSSEEHDLITGYKLGLNSYILKPVDFDQFTEAVRNLGIYWLVINQTPPRSRRAK, from the coding sequence ATGGGTAATAAATTTATTTTGCTGGTCGAGGACAATCCCGATGACGAAGCGCTTACCCTGCGTGCGCTCAAGCAAAACCATATTGACAGCGGAGTAGTGGTGACGCGCGATGGGGCAGAAGCACTCGACTATCTGTTTGGAAAAGGAAAATATGCGGGGCGTGACCTGAATACAATGCCGGCGCTCATCTTGCTTGATTTGAAGTTACCTAAAGTGGATGGCCTCGAAGTATTGAAGCAACTGCGTGCCGACCCTCTAACCGCACTGTTGCCGGTGGCAATTCTCACCTCCTCGAGCGAGGAGCATGATCTGATAACGGGCTACAAACTCGGTCTCAATAGCTATATCCTTAAGCCAGTGGATTTCGATCAATTCACTGAGGCAGTGCGCAACCTCGGGATATATTGGCTGGTAATCAACCAAACGCCTCCAAGAAGTAGACGCGCAAAATGA
- a CDS encoding EAL domain-containing protein: protein MNKPTLRTLIIEDSEDDALLLTRYLQQTYELIHVRVDSAEGLSRTLKQGEWDLVLSDHSMPGFDSFAALQIVQQSGRDLPFIIVSGAIGEDLAVAAIKAGAHDYLLKSNLKRLIPAIERELQAAQARRTHFQSEQRFRATFEQAAVGIAHVGLDGRWLRVNNKLCIITGYSEEELLTHDRPSITYPDDIPDELNSMQQLLAGDVPSSTKEMRYTRKDRSLVWVNLTWSLTRTSTGEPDYFIEVIEDITKRKEATERLRLFARIFDTINEGVVVTDASNNIMLVNPAFSVITGYSATEAIGKNPRILHSGLMDKAFYDKMWQSIKKTGRWQGEITDRRKNGESYVEWLSISTMKDERGEFSHHIAVVSDISERKAAEERMVYIAQHDFLTGLPNRMMLHDRLTQAIAHAEREQRKVAVMFLDLDRFKAINDTLGHLTGDKLLQVVADRINSVARTSDTVSRLGGDEFAIMLPYIENADDIAMIALKLLASIAGPCVIDDNEIEVTTSIGISVFPEDGVDSESLIAHADAAMYQAKGNGRNNYQFFTREMNRRTLERMLIKNKLSHALERNELFLLYQPQVDLKSGHIIGAEALVRWDNPLYGKVLPAQFIPIAEENGLIPPIGEWVLREACRQNQAWRKLGLMKITMAVNISSVQFRQKNLGEIIKAILSESGLTPSGLELEITESVVMQDAEAAILLLEDMKAMGLKLSVDDFGTGYSSLSYLKRFPIDKFKIDQSFVRDLTTDTDDAVIISTIISMAHSLKLKVIAEGVETAEQLAFLKQQGCDEIQGYYFSQPVSAEEFTKLLSSGSGLCKL, encoded by the coding sequence ATGAACAAACCAACACTACGTACGCTGATCATTGAAGACTCGGAAGATGATGCACTGCTATTGACGCGATATTTACAGCAAACCTATGAACTCATTCATGTGCGAGTAGATAGCGCTGAGGGCCTGAGTCGGACCCTGAAACAGGGTGAATGGGACTTGGTGCTTTCAGACCACTCTATGCCGGGCTTTGATTCATTCGCTGCGTTACAAATTGTGCAGCAAAGTGGACGTGACTTGCCGTTTATTATTGTTTCCGGTGCTATCGGTGAAGACTTGGCAGTGGCGGCGATCAAGGCAGGGGCGCATGACTATCTGCTGAAGAGTAATTTGAAACGTCTGATTCCCGCCATCGAGCGCGAGTTGCAGGCGGCGCAAGCACGACGCACCCATTTTCAATCCGAGCAGCGCTTCCGCGCGACGTTCGAACAAGCCGCGGTTGGCATCGCACATGTCGGACTGGATGGACGCTGGCTGCGCGTCAACAACAAGCTATGCATCATCACTGGTTATTCTGAAGAAGAACTTCTGACACACGATCGTCCGAGCATCACTTATCCCGACGATATACCGGACGAGTTGAACAGTATGCAACAATTACTGGCCGGCGATGTCCCCAGCTCGACCAAGGAAATGCGCTATACGCGCAAGGATCGTTCACTGGTGTGGGTCAATCTTACATGGTCGCTTACTCGCACTTCCACTGGTGAGCCGGATTATTTTATTGAGGTGATCGAGGATATTACCAAACGAAAAGAGGCGACGGAACGGCTCCGATTGTTCGCGCGCATATTCGACACCATCAATGAAGGCGTAGTAGTGACAGATGCAAGTAACAATATTATGTTAGTCAATCCGGCTTTTTCCGTCATTACCGGTTACAGCGCTACTGAAGCAATTGGCAAGAACCCACGGATTCTTCATTCCGGATTGATGGACAAAGCGTTTTACGACAAGATGTGGCAAAGTATCAAAAAAACTGGCCGTTGGCAGGGCGAAATAACAGACCGCCGTAAAAACGGAGAGAGTTACGTTGAATGGTTGAGCATCAGTACGATGAAGGACGAGCGTGGCGAATTTAGTCACCATATTGCAGTGGTTTCCGATATCAGCGAGCGCAAGGCGGCAGAAGAACGCATGGTCTACATTGCGCAGCACGATTTTCTTACCGGCCTGCCTAATCGCATGATGCTGCATGATCGCCTAACACAGGCGATTGCTCATGCTGAACGCGAACAGCGCAAGGTGGCCGTTATGTTCCTTGATCTGGATCGCTTCAAGGCTATAAACGACACATTGGGTCACCTCACTGGCGACAAACTGTTACAGGTTGTCGCCGATCGCATCAACAGTGTTGCACGCACGAGTGATACGGTCAGTCGGCTAGGCGGCGATGAATTTGCCATCATGTTGCCGTATATTGAAAATGCAGATGACATTGCAATGATTGCTCTAAAGCTCCTGGCATCCATTGCCGGCCCTTGTGTGATCGATGACAACGAAATTGAGGTGACTACCAGTATCGGCATCAGCGTGTTCCCGGAAGATGGGGTCGACAGTGAATCTCTGATAGCACATGCTGACGCCGCGATGTACCAGGCTAAGGGGAATGGGCGTAATAATTACCAATTTTTCACCCGTGAGATGAACCGACGTACACTTGAACGGATGTTGATCAAGAATAAGTTGAGTCACGCCCTGGAACGGAACGAATTATTCCTGCTTTACCAACCACAAGTGGATTTGAAAAGCGGTCACATCATCGGTGCAGAAGCGCTGGTTCGCTGGGATAACCCCCTATATGGAAAAGTTTTGCCAGCGCAGTTCATCCCCATCGCGGAAGAAAATGGTCTGATCCCTCCAATTGGTGAATGGGTATTGCGCGAGGCCTGTCGCCAGAACCAGGCGTGGCGCAAGCTGGGATTAATGAAAATTACCATGGCGGTAAATATTTCGTCAGTGCAATTCCGCCAGAAAAATCTAGGCGAAATAATTAAGGCGATTCTTAGTGAAAGCGGCCTGACCCCGTCTGGCCTGGAGCTTGAAATTACCGAGAGTGTCGTCATGCAGGATGCGGAAGCCGCAATTTTGTTGCTGGAGGATATGAAAGCGATGGGGCTAAAGCTGTCGGTAGATGATTTTGGTACGGGCTATTCCAGTTTAAGCTATCTCAAGCGCTTTCCAATTGATAAGTTTAAGATTGATCAATCGTTTGTGCGCGATTTGACGACAGATACGGATGATGCGGTAATTATAAGCACCATTATTTCAATGGCTCACAGTCTCAAGCTAAAGGTTATCGCTGAAGGGGTGGAAACCGCCGAACAATTGGCTTTTCTGAAACAGCAGGGATGTGATGAAATACAGGGTTATTACTTCAGTCAACCGGTAAGCGCTGAAGAATTCACCAAGCTTCTCTCTTCAGGTAGTGGGTTATGTAAGCTTTAG